The Candidatus Zixiibacteriota bacterium genome includes the window GGCGTCGGCAATGATAGCCGGACCGGGCATTCTGATCCTCGATGAGCCCTCTTCGCATCTCGATTCCCCCGGCAAAGCATCTGTGGATGAAGCTCTCATGGAAACTCGCGAGAAAAACAGGGAACTAGTCACTCTCGTCATCACACAGTCATCTTCCGAGGCGCTTAGGTTTCCTCGCCTAATCGTGCTCAGCGAAGGCGCAATCGTCGCGGATGGCAATCCGACGGACGTTTTTTCAGATGCCGATAGCTGCCGCAAGTGGAATATTGCGATTCCTGACGAGATTCTGCTCGATGCTCTCCCACCGGTGACGAGATGGCGAAGCTCAACCCAATCGGATTCTGTGACGGCTGAATCTGTCACAAGCAAAGCACTTATTGAAGTGTGCGACCTGGCGTTTTCATGGGAAGGTGGCAACGTCGTATTTGATAATCTCGACCTTTCTGTCGGTGGCAATCGCATAATCGGCATGGCTGCCGAATCAGGCGGCGGCAAGACCACACTAGGTTACATTCTGAGTGGACTTGCGGCTCCAGCCAGCGGCAGGATTCTGTGGAACGGGGAGGATATTGCCACCGAAGATCTACTGACCAAAGTCTCATATCTGTTTCAGTTTCCGGAAAGGCAGTTCTTCTGCAGCACAGTGCTTGACGAGGTTGCATTCGGGTTGCAACAGATGGCGCTCCCGGAATCTGAGATCGATAAGCGGGTCGATGAAGCTCTTGCACTGGTCGGACTTACATGCGACGATTACAAATTGAGGTCGCCGTATCATCTCTCCGGCGGTGAGATGAGAAAAGTGGCGCTTGCGTTGGTGATTGCTATGAAACGACCTTTAGTTATATACGATGAGCCTACCGCCGAGCTTGATATTGCTTCGACAGAGAGCTTCAAGAAGACTATGAGTGATATTGGAAAGCAGGGCGCGACACAGATCATCATATCGCATGACACAGACTTTCTGTTCTCAATTTGCGATGATATGATCCTGCTTAACAGAGGTTCCGTTGTTTATTCCGGCTGCAAGTTTGGATTGCTTGACTCTCCGGATATCTTCGAATCGTGCGACATTGCTACTCCCAGCATAGTCAAGTGGAGCATCAAAGCGGGTGCTGCAGGATTCGTTCGCGGTAACGGAATCGTATCGATTTCTCATTTGGTGGATCACTTGAAATTGACCCCTTGACAGAAGTAAGCGAATATGTATCTTGACATACTATATTGACCGATTGGTTTCTGATGCGCGAGATTGCCGTAGCACAGTGATTGTCAGGTATCTGAATCGAGCGGTTGATTTCACAGTAGAAGTTGATTTACGACTTTCCCGGAGTGGGAGCCTGTTTTGAGTTTTGCAAGAACTGCATTCTCAGGCATTTCTGACTGAAACAAAGTATGGATGGGATTTAAATGCGCCAATATCCTCCAAGACGTCCCCGCTTTTCTAATCGTATCTCGATTGTAGTTCCGGCATACAACGAAGCCGAGAATATCAAGCCGCTCATCGAGAAGTTTGCGGAAATGATGCGAAATACGAGACTTCCGGCTGAGGTCATTATTGTCGATGACGGCTCCGACGATCAGACTCTGCAGTACGCGCAGCAGGAAGCGCATCGACACCGGTTTCTTCGGGTACTCTCTCACAAGCGAAACCAGGGGCTGACGGCGGCGCTCGAAACAGGCTTTAATGCCGCGAGGGGTAGTATACTCGCCTTCTGGCCCGCTGATCTGCAATATATGCCCGAAGATATCCCCAGGATGGTAGCGAAGATAGATGATGGATACGACGTAGTATGCGGCTGGAAAAAAGGCCGATACGGCATGAAACGCTTCGTCTCTTTCTTCTACAATCTGCTTTCCAGAGTGCTGTTTAGAGTCGGCGTGCACGATCTCAACTCGGTGAAGGCATTTCGGAGGGAAGTGTATCAGGAGATGCCGAATCTGCGCGAGGGATGGCACAGGTATCTTGTCGTAATGGCGGCTGATCGAGGATTCAAGGTGGGCGAAGTCAGGGTGCAACTCTATCCACGTCTCCACGGCAAAACAAAATTCGGGATGTTGAGGATACCGATCGGTCTTACTGATCTCTTTTCTGTGAAGTATCGAATATCGTTCATGCGAAAACCGATGCTCTTCTTCGGATCGCTCGGGATTCTGTTGATTGTGGCGGCATTCGCGGTCGGCGTAGTCGCCATCTATTTCAGGGTGATTCTCAGTGAGGGGTACCGTCCGCTTCTCTATCTTGTGATGCTGCTTGCAATGTCGGGACTTGCGTCTGTCGGGCTCGGATTCGTAGCGGAATCGCTGATCTACGTACAGGATGAGATCGCCGAATTAAAAAAGCAGACTGGAAAGATCGATAGTCTTGCGGAGTCTATTTCGAGACTGAGGAAGCAGATGCAGGCCACTGACAAGGGCAGGAAGAGAGCGCAAGAGAGCAGTGACAGGCCTCAGAACTGAGCGGAAATCGGTCCTCGTCCTCACTCACAATTTCCCCAGATTTTCCGGCGATGTCTCAGGAGTCTTTCTGCGACACTTACTTCTGTCACTAACGGATTCATTCGATTTCACCGTTGTAGCGCCCCACGACAAAGGTCTGCCGGACATCGAGGAGATGGACGGTATCACAGTTCGCCGATTTCGCTACGCATCCGATGATCGGGAGAATATTGCATACAGAGGTGAGATGCATACCCGCGTCAAGTCGAATCCTATTGGAGTGCTGAGATTCTTGCGTTCTTATAGCAAGGCGGCAAGGGGCGATGTCGCAGGCAGTCCTTTTGATGCGATTTGGGCGCATTGGTGGATTCCCGGAGGATGGGCGGGCCTGAAGAGTAAGGGCGTTCTGGATGTTCCGCTTGTGGTTACATGCCACGGCACGGATATATTTCTGCTCAACAAATTCTCATGGTTGAAACCATTAGCAAAAAAGATATTCAGTGCCGCTGATCGAATTACTGTCGTATCGAACTTCCTGAAGAATCAGTTAGTTGGCATTATGGAGAGTAGTGTCGATGGTGTAGAACAGAAGATCAGTGTTGCTCCGATGCCCGTCGACGATGAGGTGTTTTTCTTTGATCCTGAACTACAGGCTGTGCATGGGAGTATTTTGTCTGCATCGCGTCTGACTGCTCAAAAGCACCTCGATAAGCTCATTCGTGCCGGCGCAAGACTCAGAGACGACGGAATCGAATTTGACATGGCTGTTTACGGTGACGGCCCGGAACGCCAGAAGCTCCTTCAGTTGATCCAAGACCTGGACCTCTCAGATCATGTCCGCATACATAATCCAGTTCCTCAGGCTGAACTTGCAGGCATCTACCGAAAGTCAGAGATTGCTGCTCTTGTGTCTGAACATGAAGGATTCGGACTCATGTTGCAGGAGGCGATGCTCTGTGGCTGCGCGGGTGTCGGTGCTGATTCAGGCGGCATTACGGATATGATAGCCGAAGACGGTCGCGACGGCATTCTGGTACAGCCGCGCGATGCGGACGCGCTATACTCCGCGCTCAAGAGCCTGCTGACCGATCGAGAAAGGCTCTCAAAGCTTCGCGAATCCGGCAGGAGATCGGCTGAGAAGAGATTTTCTGGAGCTGAGTTGACAGAGATTTTCAGGACTATATTGAATGCTTGAGGATAGAGAGCTTGTTAAACTTGATCTATCACCATGCAAGGTAAACATTGACTGACCCGGAATTCACGCAGATTGATTCGCGCTTGCGCCGAGATAGGGCAGAAGCCCGCGAGATGCTCGAATCAGATGACGTCGAAAGTTTGACCGCTTGGGCCGAAAGGGACCCGAAGTTGCTGCGTGTACTCGTCTCACTGCTGTACGACAGAGATGAACTTGTCTGTTTCAGAGCTGCGGACGCGCTTGGCCGGGCATCTGCGATTGTGGCAAGGCGCAAGCTTTCACGAATCCGAAATCTCCTCAGGCGACTTTTTTGGACGATGAACGACGAATCTGGAAGTATCTGTTGGTATGCGCCGGAAGCGATAGGTGAGATTCTCGCGAATGTTCCGGTTCTGATCAGCGAATATTCCAAGATGCTCTTCTCATTTCTGAAGGAAGAACCTTTCGAGAAAGGTGTTCATCGGGCTTTACACCGGATAGCTGGCCTGCATCCCGGCAGTTTTGCTTTGCCTGTCAGCGCTCTCTCGAAATCACTTGATGATCCCGATCCGTCGATACGAGGCCATGCCATCTTGACGATAGCGTCAATGGGATATGAGATACCGTCCGACGGATTGGATCGGTTGCGACGGGACGATTCACCGTTCAGACATTTCAATTCGGAGAAGAGAGAATTCGAGACCAGGATTATCAGTGAAGTTGTCCGGGAAATTGCCAAAAGTCCTTGAAAAATAGTCCGATAGAGATGATGTCACGTGTTTGGCACCAATGATAGAGAATATGGATTAGAAACTTGACTGGGCATCTTGAATTTTCATATATTCGTCCAGTCGACAAGTACAGAATACCAGTGAAGATAAAGTATTAACTATATAAGGAGGGAATGATGACAACTGTCCGCAAATCTATTCTGCCGCTTGCATGGATTGCCGTGCTGTTAATGGTGATCTACGCCGGCTGCTCAGATGACAATGGCGGAACCAGTCCGCCGCCTGTGACGACCGGCACTCTGACGATCTCGTCAACGCCGAGTGGCGCCGCAATCACTCTTGATGGAACTGCCAAAACCGATACGACCCCGGCAACATTTACAAACATCGATGCCGATAGCCATACGATTACGTTGTCCAAGGCCGAATATGACGACTGGGACAGTACAGTGAATGTGCCGGCGGGTGGTACAGCCACTGCCACTGCCACACTTAAACTCACCATGTATGCGCTAAATTTGTTTGCTGTCGGGAACGGATCTGTGTACAAAGATCCTAATGCATCAGAGTATCTGCCTAACACGGAAGTTGAAATTTCCGCGGTTCCTGACCCCGGCTGGGAATTCGACGAATGGACCGGCGGTCACACGGGCAGCAAGAACCCTGATACGCTTGTCATGACGCAGGATTGGACGACTACTGCGGTGTTCGCGGAGATTCAATCGGTTTGGGATTCGATTCGGATAGAGGGAGCGACGTCGCTTGAAGGAGGGGGAGCAATGACAAGGCCGATAGTCTTCCTCGATACCTCGGAATCAGAGTACATCGTTGTCTACCGGGGGACCGGATGGCTTGGTGATCCAGCGACAGGCGACTACATTATTCAGTTTGATCCTGAAGAGTTGGACAGTGTCCAGGCGATAATCACAGCGTGGGATGACATAGACGAAGATAACACGCTTGAGGATGGAGAGCCTATCGGTTGGTGGGATATTGACGGCGAAGGTGACTGGGATGATCGTATTTGGCTGCACAGGGGAGATACGATACCCAACGCAGATGTGCTGATGTATCTCTCAGCCAAAGCGCCACGCAGGCTGATTAACCCCGAAAGAGTCAAGATCAAATAGCTTGCCGACAACGGCGTAGATTGAATATTAATAGGCGGCGCGATGTTCTCGCGCCGCTTGTTCTATTCGTGCTATACTCGAGTCTGTATATGAATAACGGCCGGAAGTCCGGCCGTTGAGATGTCGATATGTCAGTCGACTGAGTCTATTCTGTTTTCTTCTGGCTCATCTTGGCTTCAAGTTCGCTCTGCTTGGCGTGCAGGACATCCTGCTTGACGGTCATAGTCTTCTCGCCGAATAGCGAAAACCTGAGCCAGTTGAATCCGAACTTCAGCAGCTCGACATCGTCTTTCTCGATTTTCTGCCGCGTCTCATCATCGACTTCAAACTTATCTAAGAACGTACTCTTGAATATGAAATTGTGGAACTTGTCGATGTCATATGCCACCATGAAGAACATTTCGATCTTCTCGGGAGTCATGCCGCCATCTTTCTGCAGTCCCTCATGCAAAGCGATATCTTTGAACAGATCTCCGAGTTCGTTGTACTCGGCGATACCCTGATCCTTGATCCAGTCCGAGACAGTCTGTTTCCTCTTCTCCTGAAATCCCTTGCAGACACCTTCCTGTAATAGGAAGTAGAACTCTTTGTCGAGTTCATCGCTACCGTCTTTCGGGGAGGCGAGCCCAAGAGGATACATGCGGCACGACCATGGTCGATCTTCATAAACGGTGCAGCCTTGTTCTGATACAAAGGGGCAGGATTTCTTCTCGTTGTCCTGCATCTTCAGCATGACTACGGGGTATCGCAGATTCTCATCAAATGGTGAGATAGTATGCTTAGCAATGAGTTCACCGGAAGCGATGCCGAGGCGATTCTTCAGCCTGATGATATCGTATGGCGTCAGAAAGATGTTAACGTCCCCGCAGCAGTCATTGAAGCAGGAAACACCTTTGTGGCAGCGGAAAGTGAACGAACTGTCTTGGGCCAGTCGAGGATACTCATCCAGGATAGCCTTCTTGAGATTTTCTATTTCTTTCATTCGACCACCTGTATGTTATTCGACAATGCAGTTCCTGAGCGCCTCGGAAGACCAGACAGGTATTGGACCCAATTCTCCGGTCTGTGGATTATATTTGTGGCGATACGATACATTCTGCTCGTAATGACCTTTCATCCACTCCCATCCTTTGACGTAATAGGGACAGTCGTCGTTGAAACAGACGTATTGTATGTCCGATCCCCAGCTTGTTTCGGCGGGAGCGGCCCATTTGAGCATCTTCACTCCGCAATGCGGGCATGTTGTTTTGTCATCTTCCATGTTATCTCTTAACTTCACTCCAATCCAAATGTTCCAGTCCCAATAACGCTTCTCTATATCGCCTAAATTGACGAATTGTCAAGCCGAAACTGCCTTCCACAAAATGAGAGTCCTCCAGGAATGAACCTGGAGGACTCAATCAATTAACGAACACTATCTCCAGAGGAGATTAGTATATGTGGTGGATGTCCCGCTTGTTCATCTCCCACTTGTTTGTAGTCGGATGCCAGGTGCAATTCGCAAACACTTCCCAGTCTTTCTTCATTTCCGGACAGTCTGACCGGAAGTAATATCCCGGCCAACGTGTCTCTTCACGGAACAGGATAGTGCGAATGTGCGCTTCGGCCTGCCACATGCGGTGGACATTCTCCCAGCAGCGCATCAGTTCGTGGTATCCCTCGGCACCCAACTTCTCCGCATCTTCCCGCAGGAAGTCGAGCAGTTCGAGACCTTTCTCGAGGTTCTCTTTGCTAGTCTTGAAGTGGACGCTTACACCACCTGCATATTCGTCCATAATCTTCTGCAGACGGAACATGAACGATTTCGGCTTGATGTAGTTCGGGTTGACATCAGGGTCTGAGGTGTAGTTCTTGAATTCCTCGAACCTGTCGAGCGGGGCAAGGATCTTCTTCTTGAGTTCTTCGACCATCGCTGCATCGACTTTTGGCGCTGCTGCGTTGTCTTTTGCGTAGGCAACCGCGGCCTTGCCTGCGATTCTGCCTTCAGTGCAGGAGCCGGAAGAGAACTTGTGGCTTGATGCGCCAGAGGCGTCACCGGCTGCGAACATACCCTTTACGGTGGTCATGTTCGTGTAACCCCAGAAGTATTCCTTCGGAGCAATATCTTCGGGACCTGAGACCCAGGCACCGGAGGCGCCGGAGTGCGACCCGATGAAGTATGGCTCACAGGCTGCGATTTCAGACGGTCTCTCTTCAGGAGCAATATTGCTCGCTGCCCAGAGAATCGCCTGTGAGATCGTCATATCCAGGAAGTCTTCCCAGGCTTCCGATTCGAGCTCTTTCAGTTTTTTCTTGCGCTCTTTTTCATCGGGAACCGCTTTGGACAGATTCTCAATTGCTTCCTCTGTTCTCATATAGATCGGGCCTTTGCCGTCCATAACGTCCAGCATCATGAGCCAGTTGCGCAGGTTGGCCGGAACCGGCTTGACCGCACCGTATGGCTGCCATTTTGCCAGCTCGTCCTTGCGCTCGATCATGTAGTTGCCGCCGGTCGCATTTGTTGCACGCGACTTGAAAAGCAGGAACCACGCACCGACCGGACCATAGGCGTCCTTGAAACGTACAGGGATGAACCTGACTTCCTGACA containing:
- a CDS encoding ATP-binding cassette domain-containing protein, producing MLKFENVSFAYAPDSIPALKDISFEIGPGESVAVMGGNGSGKTTLALIAAGLMQPSSGNVVLGGSDADRSGLVLQNPDNQIVSISIERELAFPLECRQWPPDSMRSAVDKSLQWTRFLDRRKSAPNELSGGEKQRLALASAMIAGPGILILDEPSSHLDSPGKASVDEALMETREKNRELVTLVITQSSSEALRFPRLIVLSEGAIVADGNPTDVFSDADSCRKWNIAIPDEILLDALPPVTRWRSSTQSDSVTAESVTSKALIEVCDLAFSWEGGNVVFDNLDLSVGGNRIIGMAAESGGGKTTLGYILSGLAAPASGRILWNGEDIATEDLLTKVSYLFQFPERQFFCSTVLDEVAFGLQQMALPESEIDKRVDEALALVGLTCDDYKLRSPYHLSGGEMRKVALALVIAMKRPLVIYDEPTAELDIASTESFKKTMSDIGKQGATQIIISHDTDFLFSICDDMILLNRGSVVYSGCKFGLLDSPDIFESCDIATPSIVKWSIKAGAAGFVRGNGIVSISHLVDHLKLTP
- a CDS encoding glycosyltransferase family 2 protein; its protein translation is MRQYPPRRPRFSNRISIVVPAYNEAENIKPLIEKFAEMMRNTRLPAEVIIVDDGSDDQTLQYAQQEAHRHRFLRVLSHKRNQGLTAALETGFNAARGSILAFWPADLQYMPEDIPRMVAKIDDGYDVVCGWKKGRYGMKRFVSFFYNLLSRVLFRVGVHDLNSVKAFRREVYQEMPNLREGWHRYLVVMAADRGFKVGEVRVQLYPRLHGKTKFGMLRIPIGLTDLFSVKYRISFMRKPMLFFGSLGILLIVAAFAVGVVAIYFRVILSEGYRPLLYLVMLLAMSGLASVGLGFVAESLIYVQDEIAELKKQTGKIDSLAESISRLRKQMQATDKGRKRAQESSDRPQN
- a CDS encoding glycosyltransferase — translated: MTGLRTERKSVLVLTHNFPRFSGDVSGVFLRHLLLSLTDSFDFTVVAPHDKGLPDIEEMDGITVRRFRYASDDRENIAYRGEMHTRVKSNPIGVLRFLRSYSKAARGDVAGSPFDAIWAHWWIPGGWAGLKSKGVLDVPLVVTCHGTDIFLLNKFSWLKPLAKKIFSAADRITVVSNFLKNQLVGIMESSVDGVEQKISVAPMPVDDEVFFFDPELQAVHGSILSASRLTAQKHLDKLIRAGARLRDDGIEFDMAVYGDGPERQKLLQLIQDLDLSDHVRIHNPVPQAELAGIYRKSEIAALVSEHEGFGLMLQEAMLCGCAGVGADSGGITDMIAEDGRDGILVQPRDADALYSALKSLLTDRERLSKLRESGRRSAEKRFSGAELTEIFRTILNA
- a CDS encoding PEGA domain-containing protein: MTTVRKSILPLAWIAVLLMVIYAGCSDDNGGTSPPPVTTGTLTISSTPSGAAITLDGTAKTDTTPATFTNIDADSHTITLSKAEYDDWDSTVNVPAGGTATATATLKLTMYALNLFAVGNGSVYKDPNASEYLPNTEVEISAVPDPGWEFDEWTGGHTGSKNPDTLVMTQDWTTTAVFAEIQSVWDSIRIEGATSLEGGGAMTRPIVFLDTSESEYIVVYRGTGWLGDPATGDYIIQFDPEELDSVQAIITAWDDIDEDNTLEDGEPIGWWDIDGEGDWDDRIWLHRGDTIPNADVLMYLSAKAPRRLINPERVKIK
- a CDS encoding YkgJ family cysteine cluster protein, yielding MKEIENLKKAILDEYPRLAQDSSFTFRCHKGVSCFNDCCGDVNIFLTPYDIIRLKNRLGIASGELIAKHTISPFDENLRYPVVMLKMQDNEKKSCPFVSEQGCTVYEDRPWSCRMYPLGLASPKDGSDELDKEFYFLLQEGVCKGFQEKRKQTVSDWIKDQGIAEYNELGDLFKDIALHEGLQKDGGMTPEKIEMFFMVAYDIDKFHNFIFKSTFLDKFEVDDETRQKIEKDDVELLKFGFNWLRFSLFGEKTMTVKQDVLHAKQSELEAKMSQKKTE
- a CDS encoding ogr/Delta-like zinc finger family protein, with the protein product MEDDKTTCPHCGVKMLKWAAPAETSWGSDIQYVCFNDDCPYYVKGWEWMKGHYEQNVSYRHKYNPQTGELGPIPVWSSEALRNCIVE
- the aprA gene encoding adenylyl-sulfate reductase subunit alpha — translated: MAVWDKWETVEINTDVLILGGGMAACGAATEAAYWAKKNGLKVTLVDKAAMDRSGAVAMGLSAINQYVGVKDGQNTIKDYVDYVRNDLMGITREDLVASIARHVDSTVHLFEKWGLPIWTDADGNYVHEGRWQLMINGESYKVIVAEAAKNALGTENIYERVFATEPLMDGDKCVGAVGFSVRENKFYVFKAKATMVAMGGAVHVFKPRSVGEGLGRSWYPPFNSGASAYFTLRAGAEMTCQEVRFIPVRFKDAYGPVGAWFLLFKSRATNATGGNYMIERKDELAKWQPYGAVKPVPANLRNWLMMLDVMDGKGPIYMRTEEAIENLSKAVPDEKERKKKLKELESEAWEDFLDMTISQAILWAASNIAPEERPSEIAACEPYFIGSHSGASGAWVSGPEDIAPKEYFWGYTNMTTVKGMFAAGDASGASSHKFSSGSCTEGRIAGKAAVAYAKDNAAAPKVDAAMVEELKKKILAPLDRFEEFKNYTSDPDVNPNYIKPKSFMFRLQKIMDEYAGGVSVHFKTSKENLEKGLELLDFLREDAEKLGAEGYHELMRCWENVHRMWQAEAHIRTILFREETRWPGYYFRSDCPEMKKDWEVFANCTWHPTTNKWEMNKRDIHHIY